One genomic region from Triticum dicoccoides isolate Atlit2015 ecotype Zavitan unplaced genomic scaffold, WEW_v2.0 scaffold17413, whole genome shotgun sequence encodes:
- the LOC119344577 gene encoding alpha/beta-gliadin-like translates to MKTFLILALLAIVATTATTAVRVPVPQLQPQNPSQQQPQEQVPLVQQQQFLGQQQPFPPQQPYPQPQPFPSQQPYLQLQPFPQPQLPYSQPQPFRPQQPYPQPQPQYSEPQQPISQQQQQQQQQQQQQQQQQQQQQQQQQQQILQQILQQQLIPCMDVVLQQHNIVHGRSQVLQQSTYQLLQELCCQHLWQIPEQSQCQAIHNVVHAIILHQQQKQQQQPSSQVSFQQPLQQYPLGQGSFRPSQQNPQAQGSVQPQQLPQFEEIRNLALQTLPAMCNVYIPPYCTIAPFGIFGTN, encoded by the coding sequence ATGAAGACCTTTCTCATCCTTGCCCTCCTTGCTATCGTGGCGACCACCGCCACAACTGCAGTTAGAGTTCCAGTGCCACAATTGCAGCCACAAAATCCATCTCAGCAACAGCCACAAGAGCAAGTTCCATTGGTACAACAACAACAATTTCTAGGGCAGCAACAACCATTTCCACCACAACAACCATATCCACAGCCGCAACCATTTCCATCACAACAACCATATCTGCAGCTGCAACCATTTCCGCAGCCGCAACTACCATATTCACAGCCACAACCATTTCGACCACAACAACCATATCCACAACCGCAACCACAGTATTCGGAACCACAACAACCAAtttcacagcagcagcagcaacagcaacaacaacaacaacaacaacaacaacaacaacaacaacaacaacaacaacaacaacaacaaatcctTCAACAAATTTTGCAACAACAACTGATTCCATGCATGGATGTTGTATTGCAGCAACATAACATAGTGCATGGAAGATCACAAGTTTTGCAACAAAGTACTTACCAGCTGCTGCAAGAATTGTGTTGTCAGCACCTATGGCAGATCCCTGAGCAGTCGCAGTGCCAGGCCATCCACAATGTTGTTCATGCTATTATTCTGcatcaacaacaaaaacaacaacaacaaccatcgaGCCAGGTCTCCTTCCAACAGCCTCTGCAACAATATCCATTAGGCCAGGGCTCCTTCCGGCCATCTCAGCAAAACCCACAGGCCCAGGgctctgtccagcctcaacaactgCCCCAGTTCGAGGAAATAAGGAACCTAGCGCTACAGACGCTACCTGCAATGTGCAATGTCTACATCCCTCCATATTGCACCATCGCGCCATTTGGCATCTTCGGTACTAACTGA